The genomic window CCTGGTAGAACAAGCTGCCGCGATTACCGCCAGGGAGGTGGCTGCTACGGGGATCCACTGGACGTTTTCTCCCTGCATCGCGGTTCCCAGGGACGAGCGCTGGGGTCGCACCTACGAGGGATTCGGAGAAGATCCCGAGCTCGTCGCGTCCATGGCTTTTGCTGCCGTTAGAGGCTACCAGGGCACTGATCTGTCAGCTCCCGGGACTATCCTGGCATGCGCGAAACATTTTGTGGGGGATGGGGGTACCGTTGGCGGACACAATGCCGGTGATGTGCAATTGGATGAACAAGCTCTGCGCAACATTCACATGCTTGGCTACTTGGAGGCTATCCGTGCAGGCGTGGGGTCGGTCATGGCCTCTTATAACAGCTGGAATGGGCAGAAAGTCCATGGAGACCATTACCTACTCACCACCGTCCTGAAGGAAGAGCTCGGTTTTGACGGTTTCCTGGTATCGGATTGGGGAGCCATCGATCATTTGCCCGGGGATTATACCAGCGATGTCCGCATTTCCATCAATGCTGGCCTGGATATGATTATGGTCCCCCAGAATTACAGGGAATTCATCGGTACCTTGAAGCTCCTGGTCGAGCAGGAGGAGGTAGCCCTTGAAAGAATAGACGACGCGGTGCGCAGGATTCTGCGCATCAAGTTTCGCCTGGGATTATTTGAAACTCCCTATGCCGATATTGGCATGTCCTCTATAGTAGGGTCCGAGGAACACAGGGACGTAGCGCGTGAATGTGTTCGGCAATCGTTGGTGCTCCTGAAAAATGAAGCGCAATTACTCCCCTTATCCAAGAATCTCGGGCGAATACACGTGGCGGGCAAAGCCGCTGATAACCTTGGCTATCAGTGCGGTGGATGGACCATTACTTGGCAAGGCGGAAGCGGTGATATTACCGAGGGCACGACCGTTCTCGAGGGAATACGGAACACGGTTTCCAATTCGACCACCGTTACGTATTCGATTGATGGTAGTGGGGCGCACGGTGCAGACGTGGGAATTGTGGTTGTGGGTGAAACTCCCTATGCGGAGGGGCATGGTGATCGAACCGATCTTAGCCTGGCTGATGAGGATGTATCAGCGATAATGCGGGTAAAAGCCAACGGAATTCCTGTAGTCGTCATCCTGATATCAGGACGTCCTCTGATCATTTCCGGTGGGCTTGGAAACTGGGACGCCTGCCTCGTGGCTTGGCTGCCGGGAACTGAAGGCCAGGGAGTTGCGGATGTCCTGTTTGGCGATTACAGTCCTACAGGGAAACTATCCTTCACTTGGCCGGCAAACATGGATCAAATCCCGATCAATGAGGGTGACACCGGCTACTACCCGCTGTTTGAGTACGGCTATGGCCTGAGCTACGAGTAAACCGCCCTTTTTACTCCTTTTCCTTTCTGGACATTCCGGTTAATTATCACCAGCTGACGTCCACTCTGTTTTCACAACCTGGTAAGATTCCCGGAAGTCGGTCGCGTACCAATCTCCTGTTTTGTACAACCTGACCAGTCCGAACCATTCCTCTACGTCATCCGGGTCCTGTGAGTAGGAATCCTCCAATCCGAATTTCCACCAGGCATCCAGATACTCGTGGATGCATACTCCAGCGACTTGTTGGTCGGTACTAGCAATGTCCTGCAGGTTCTGGAGGATACCCTCGGCTTGCTCTTGTTCTGTATTCCCGCCGTAGCCGTAATTGGGGGGGCCAAGATGGGGTGCGTTTGGAGCCACGCTTAGGCCAGTCTCGGTGATCAGCAAGGGAACATCCGGATATTTCGCTTTCAATCGTTCGATCCAACCTTGGAACATGGTCCCAGTGGAACTTCCAGGTGTTGTTGATGGACGATAATATGGCACTGCATACGAGTAAGCGTTGTGACTTCGAAAGTCCAAAAATGGGGTGTCGATCAGATCCGCGGTCCGAATCTCATTCGCATAGGACACCAACGGAAGGTTGCCGTAAGTAGCCATTTCATACGTCTTGATATAATCTGCCATCTCTGCCAAAAAGGCTTCGGTGGCGGTCGTATTGCTATCGGTGGTTACGTACGTACCCGAGTAGCCTGTAA from Candidatus Neomarinimicrobiota bacterium includes these protein-coding regions:
- a CDS encoding glycoside hydrolase family 3 protein, which gives rise to MNRPNRILCLFLPFALIFSCKQPTDNGEELLPYQDPNRLVAERVEDLLQRMTLEEKIGQMTQVDRGFIQQPQDISDYYLGSILSGGGSTPAVNAPQAWAKMVNTYQSIALQTRLGIPIIYGIDAVHGHNNVVGAVIFPHNIGMGCTRNPSLVEQAAAITAREVAATGIHWTFSPCIAVPRDERWGRTYEGFGEDPELVASMAFAAVRGYQGTDLSAPGTILACAKHFVGDGGTVGGHNAGDVQLDEQALRNIHMLGYLEAIRAGVGSVMASYNSWNGQKVHGDHYLLTTVLKEELGFDGFLVSDWGAIDHLPGDYTSDVRISINAGLDMIMVPQNYREFIGTLKLLVEQEEVALERIDDAVRRILRIKFRLGLFETPYADIGMSSIVGSEEHRDVARECVRQSLVLLKNEAQLLPLSKNLGRIHVAGKAADNLGYQCGGWTITWQGGSGDITEGTTVLEGIRNTVSNSTTVTYSIDGSGAHGADVGIVVVGETPYAEGHGDRTDLSLADEDVSAIMRVKANGIPVVVILISGRPLIISGGLGNWDACLVAWLPGTEGQGVADVLFGDYSPTGKLSFTWPANMDQIPINEGDTGYYPLFEYGYGLSYE